From the genome of Pseudoliparis swirei isolate HS2019 ecotype Mariana Trench chromosome 10, NWPU_hadal_v1, whole genome shotgun sequence, one region includes:
- the epyc gene encoding epiphycan produces MRMLVRLVLGLFILKAVVAGPRFSRQVNLDTYDTDHYDVDLDNSNLENQDIYDYEDGLTIDDPQIEIGTLAPPDYNYPVPGASLEEQEEEEEEDEDLPLTPQLIPQGSGGSGVLMGPDTQKEVELRLTPIDILHESGDFGGSVESGASGASGASGSGESGDLLVSSGSGGSGDVILITGASEELFSSGGSGEFLLSGDLLISGDFSISGDLSGSGDLGSGISIEFPLGSGGSGDQFGSGFSGDLLISGASGGSGDQFSSGFSGDLFVSGASGSSGVSGDSVESGDSGITLLSGEEELPLIPEPTPSEASGASGEFSGASGTSGASGDLGESGDLGFSGSSGDSGVSGSETEVPDTEVPEVTLVPDTDKEEGLLPVTPETPQEGTGVVEESVSSGEPDEPEEPVIDRTGMPTCLLCTCLGGSVYCDDMKLDSVPPLPKDTTHFYARYNRITKINKSDFAFMNKLKRIDLTANEITSIDEGAFLGLPELNELVIRENHISQLPALPETMSRIDASHNNIGSKGIHNEAFKDMTSLLYLYLTDNHIDYIPVPLPDSLRSLHLQRNNIQMMHGDTFCNLKDFNYIRNALEDIRLDGNPINLSRTPQAYVCLPRIPIGDLI; encoded by the exons ATGAGGATGCTAGTGCGGCTCGTGTTGGGACTCTTCATCCTCAAAGCGGTGGTGGCCGGCCCCAGATTTTCTCGACAGGTGAACTTGGACACATACGACACTGACCACTACGATGTGGATCTAGACAACTCAAATTTGGAGAACCAGGATATCTATGACTATGAAGATGGGCTGACAATCGATGATCCTCAG ATAGAGATTGGAACACTGGCCCCACCTGACTATAACTACCCTGTGCCCGGGGCCTCGTTGGAagagcaagaagaggaggaggaggaggatgaagatttGCCTCTAACACCCCAGCTCATCCCTCAGGGTTCAGGGGGATCTGGGGTTCTCATGGGCCCAGACACACAGAAAG AGGTGGAGTTGCGTCTGACGCCCATTGACATCCTTCATGAGTCCGGGGATTTTGGGGGCTCCGTAGAGTCCGGGGCCTCGGGAGCTTCTGGGGCTTCTGGGTCGGGAGAATCCGGAGACCTACTGGTCTCCAGCGGCTCCGGGGGTTCTGGTGATGTTATCCTGATCACCGGAGCCTCCGAGGAGCTCTTCAGCTCGGGGGGATCCGGGGAATTCTTGTTATCTGGGGATCTCTTGATATCTGGAGATTTCTCAATATCTGGGGATCTCTCTGGATCCGGGGACCTTGGTTCTGGGATATCCATTGAATTCCCCCTGGGCTCCGGAGGGTCTGGGGACCAGTTTGGTTCTGGGTTCTCTGGAGATCTCTTGATCTCAGGGGCCTCCGGAGGGTCTGGGGACCAGTTTAGTTCTGGGTTCTCTGGAGATCTCTTTGTCTCAGGGGCCTCCGGAAGCTCTGGGGTTTCTGGGGACTCTGTCGAGTCTGGTGACTCAGGGATAACATTGTTATCTGGAG aggaggagctgcCCCTCATCCCTGAGCCTACCCCTAGCGAGGCGTCAGGTGCTTCAGGGGAGTTCTCAGGAGCTTCAGGAACCTCAGGGGCCTCTGGGGATCTTGGAGAGTCAGGAGACTTAGGGTTCTCTGGATCCTCTGGGGATTCTGGTGTCTCTGGCTCTGAGACCGAGGTCCCTGACACAGAGGTCCCTGAGGTAACTCTGGTACCTGACACTGATAAAG AGGAGGGGCTGCTTCCAGTTACACCAGAAACCCCTCAGGAGGGTACTGGCGTTGTGGAAGAGTCAGTGAGCTCTGGGGAACCTGACGAACCCGAAGAGCCTGTGATTGACAGGACAG GTATGCCCACTTGCcttctgtgcacgtgcctgggcgGGTCGGTCTACTGTGATGACATGAAGCTGGACAGCGTTCCACCTCTTCCCAAAGACACCACTCACTTCTACGCCCGCTACAACAGAATCACCAAGATCAACAAGTCCGACTTCGCCTTCATGA ACAAGCTGAAGAGGATCGACCTGACCGCCAACGAGATAACGTCCATCGATGAGGGCGCATTTTTGGGTCTGCCCGAGTTAAATGAGCTGGTGATTCGAGAAAACCACATCTCCCAGCTGCCTGCTCTCCCAGAGACCATGAGCCGGATCGATGCCAGCCATAACAACATTGGCAGCAAGGGCATTCACAATGAGGCGTTCAAA GATATGACGAGCCTGCTGTACCTGTACCTCACCGACAACCACATTGATTACATCCCTGTGCCTCTGCCAGACAGCCTGCGCTCTCTACACCTACAG
- the kera gene encoding keratocan — protein MAPLMSLLCLCLVGQVIGQDMPHEEYMAQIHACPKECRCPADFPRAVYCDNRGLKIIPNIPPHTWCLYLQNDLIEVLSADALRNATQLRWLNLNRNGISSKGVEEGVLSKMSHLAHLYMDENLLSTVPSHLPASLEHLRLSRNRISRIPSRVFLGLNKLNLLDLQRNKLMDDDVTEVSLKGLKNLVQINLAKNQLSRMPLGLPPTTTQLFLDGNNIEKIPANFFKDLAKVAFLRLNHNKLGSTGVSKNVFNVSSILDLQLSHNQLTEAPLISSGLEQLHLDHNNIKSVSGANVCPVAIDAVDDSANESVPRLRYLRLDGNRIKPPIPRDVILCFRMLTSIVI, from the exons ATGGCACCTCTCATGAGTCTTCTCTGCTTGTGCCTGGTTGGACAAGTCATTGGCCAAGACATGCCCCATGAGGAATATATGGCCCAGATCCATGCCTGCCCCAAAGAGTGCCGCTGCCCCGCTGACTTCCCCCGTGCCGTCTACTGTGACAATAGAGGCCTGAAGATCATCCCCAAcatccctccacacacatggTGTCTTTACCTGCAGAACGATCTTATCGAAGTCCTGTCAGCAGATGCCCTGCGTAACGCCACACAGCTGCGCTGGTTGAACTTAAATCGCAACGGAATCAGTAGTAAGGGAGTAGAAGAAGGTGTCCTCAGTAAAATGTCTCACCTGGCACACCTCTACATGGATGAGAACCTCTTGTCCACTGTGCCTTCTCACCTGCCAGCCAGCCTGGAGCATCTTCGTCTCTCTCGCAATCGCATCTCCAGGATCCCTTCTCGTGTCTTCCTGGGTCTGAATAAGCTTAACCTCCTAGACCTTCAAAGGAACAAGCTGATGGATGATGATGTGACTGAGGTGAGCCTGAAAGGTCTAAAGAACCTGGTACAGATCAATCTAGCCAAGAACCAGCTGAGTAGGATGCCTCTTGGCttaccacccaccaccacccagCTGTTCCTTGATGGCAACAACATTGAGAAGATCCCAGCCAATTTCTTCAAAGATTTGGCAAAAGTGGCATTTCTGAGACTCAACCACAACAAGCTTGGAAGCACTGGAGTTTCCAAAAATGTGTTCAATGTCTCCAGCATTTTGGACTTGCAGCTGTCCCACAACCAGCTGACCGAGGCTCCCCTCATTTCCTCGGGCCTTGAACAACTTCACCTCGACCACAACAATATCAAAA GTGTAAGTGGCGCCAACGTCTGTCCTGTCGCCATTGACGCTGTGGACGACTCCGCTAACGAAAGTGTTCCTCGACTGCGTTATCTCAGACTGGATGGCAATAGGATCAAGCCACCAATTCCAAGGGATGTCATTCTGTGCTTCCGAATGCTGACGTCCATTGTCatctaa
- the lum gene encoding lumican isoform X2 encodes MHLPLRPPVFEHHTVLTYWPSTPRIRRKRTTVMFPLRATLLAVLVSVALCYYDDYDYRPANMLGPSGPNCDQECDCPINFPTAMYCDSRRLKVIPMVPSGIKYLYLQNNKIEEIQAGVFDNVTEGLRWLVLDNNQITNAKIAKGSIDKLTGLEKLFFSYNNLTEPIIPPSKALNELKMMHNKLSKFPAGLLADKENLTSIHLQHNQLSTESIGGAFKGSKKLLSLDVSHNKLKKLPAGVPSSLEILYADYNDIDVVGAGYLNKLSSLQYLRISHNKLVDSGLPAGVFNVTSLVELDLSFNKLQSIPEINEQLQQLYLQANDINKFELTSFCKLITPVNYSRLNHLRLDGNQITHRSMPPEYSTCLRQAADIIFD; translated from the exons ATGCACCTGCCTTTG AGACCTCCAGTTTTTGAACACCACACTGTTCTTACCTACTGGCCCTCCACCCCACGCATACGAAGAAAGAGAACCACAG TTATGTTCCCTCTCCGTGCAACCCTCTTGGCCGTATTGGTCAGCGTAGCCCTGTGCTATTATGACGACTATGACTACCGGCCTGCTAACATGCTCGGACCCTCGGGGCCCAACTGTGATCAAGAATGCGACTGCCCTATCAACTTCCCCACCGCCATGTATTGTGACAGCCGCAGGCTCAAGGTTATTCCCATGGTCCCAAGCGGGATCAAGTACCTGTACCTCCAGAACAACAAGATAGAAGAGATCCAAGCTGGGGTATTTGATAATGTTACTGAAGGACTTCGCTGGCTGGTACTTGACAACAACCAGATTACCAATGCTAAGATAGCAAAGGGCTCAATCGACAAGCTCACAGGCCTGGAGAAGCTATTCTTCAGCTACAACAACCTGACAGAGCCAATCATCCCTCCCTCAAAGGCCCTCAATGAGCTGAAGATGATGCACAACAAGTTATCCAAGTTCCCCGCTGGACTCTTGGCTGACAAGGAGAACTTGACTTCCATTCACCTTCAGCATAATCAACTAAGTACCGAGAGCATCGGGGGAGCATTCAAAGGGTCAAAGAAGCTGCTGTCCCTGGATGTGAGCCACAACAAGCTGAAGAAGCTGCCAGCTGGAGTCCCAAGTTCACTGGAAATCCTCTACGCTGACTACAACGACATTGACGTTGTTGGTGCCGGATACCTGAACAAGCTGTCCTCGCTGCAGTACCTGAGAATCTCCCACAACAAGCTGGTGGACTCTGGACTTCCTGCTGGAGTGTTCAATGTGACATCGCTGGTGGAGCTGGACCTGTCCTTCAACAAACTGCAGTCCATCCCCGAGATCAACGAGCAATTGCAGCAACTCTATCTCCAGGCCAACGACATCAACA agttTGAACTGACAAGTTTCTGCAAGCTCATCACACCCGTCAACTATTCCCGCCTGAATCATCTGCGTCTGGACGGCAACCAAATCACACATCGCAGCATGCCCCCTGAGTACTCCACCTGCCTGCGCCAAGCTGCAGATATCATATTTGACTAA
- the lum gene encoding lumican isoform X1: MHLPLRPPVFEHHTVLTYWPSTPRIRRKRTTEVMFPLRATLLAVLVSVALCYYDDYDYRPANMLGPSGPNCDQECDCPINFPTAMYCDSRRLKVIPMVPSGIKYLYLQNNKIEEIQAGVFDNVTEGLRWLVLDNNQITNAKIAKGSIDKLTGLEKLFFSYNNLTEPIIPPSKALNELKMMHNKLSKFPAGLLADKENLTSIHLQHNQLSTESIGGAFKGSKKLLSLDVSHNKLKKLPAGVPSSLEILYADYNDIDVVGAGYLNKLSSLQYLRISHNKLVDSGLPAGVFNVTSLVELDLSFNKLQSIPEINEQLQQLYLQANDINKFELTSFCKLITPVNYSRLNHLRLDGNQITHRSMPPEYSTCLRQAADIIFD, from the exons ATGCACCTGCCTTTG AGACCTCCAGTTTTTGAACACCACACTGTTCTTACCTACTGGCCCTCCACCCCACGCATACGAAGAAAGAGAACCACAG AAGTTATGTTCCCTCTCCGTGCAACCCTCTTGGCCGTATTGGTCAGCGTAGCCCTGTGCTATTATGACGACTATGACTACCGGCCTGCTAACATGCTCGGACCCTCGGGGCCCAACTGTGATCAAGAATGCGACTGCCCTATCAACTTCCCCACCGCCATGTATTGTGACAGCCGCAGGCTCAAGGTTATTCCCATGGTCCCAAGCGGGATCAAGTACCTGTACCTCCAGAACAACAAGATAGAAGAGATCCAAGCTGGGGTATTTGATAATGTTACTGAAGGACTTCGCTGGCTGGTACTTGACAACAACCAGATTACCAATGCTAAGATAGCAAAGGGCTCAATCGACAAGCTCACAGGCCTGGAGAAGCTATTCTTCAGCTACAACAACCTGACAGAGCCAATCATCCCTCCCTCAAAGGCCCTCAATGAGCTGAAGATGATGCACAACAAGTTATCCAAGTTCCCCGCTGGACTCTTGGCTGACAAGGAGAACTTGACTTCCATTCACCTTCAGCATAATCAACTAAGTACCGAGAGCATCGGGGGAGCATTCAAAGGGTCAAAGAAGCTGCTGTCCCTGGATGTGAGCCACAACAAGCTGAAGAAGCTGCCAGCTGGAGTCCCAAGTTCACTGGAAATCCTCTACGCTGACTACAACGACATTGACGTTGTTGGTGCCGGATACCTGAACAAGCTGTCCTCGCTGCAGTACCTGAGAATCTCCCACAACAAGCTGGTGGACTCTGGACTTCCTGCTGGAGTGTTCAATGTGACATCGCTGGTGGAGCTGGACCTGTCCTTCAACAAACTGCAGTCCATCCCCGAGATCAACGAGCAATTGCAGCAACTCTATCTCCAGGCCAACGACATCAACA agttTGAACTGACAAGTTTCTGCAAGCTCATCACACCCGTCAACTATTCCCGCCTGAATCATCTGCGTCTGGACGGCAACCAAATCACACATCGCAGCATGCCCCCTGAGTACTCCACCTGCCTGCGCCAAGCTGCAGATATCATATTTGACTAA